One Sporichthyaceae bacterium DNA segment encodes these proteins:
- a CDS encoding kelch repeat-containing protein — MTVRQNLSVLGVAVLLSACGSGGSVSALPTVSVSPASPLSKPLDSVWPGAEAALASYVWSDGPKLPLAVSEIGVAALGEQIHVLGGYIQGKPHHAVHVMFDVSTGKWSTLADLPDQLDHVGTTTVGGMLYAMGGYNPKGVTDAVYRFDPGTGRWTTLAPMPTPRAAAVAVVLDGKIHLIGGRDSHGDINRHDVFDPATDTWTTAAPIPRPTDHTAYAVVDGKIHVAGGRPGENTEHDVYDPSTDKWSTAAPLPAPRNSFAGADFGGRFVVLGGENSTETKVFGDVWAWDPATNAWSPLPKLLQAVQGIGAAVVDGKLYVPAGGPVGGASLETDRLQILGP, encoded by the coding sequence GTGACGGTGCGTCAGAACCTCAGCGTGCTGGGCGTCGCCGTGCTGCTGTCGGCCTGCGGGTCGGGCGGGTCGGTGTCCGCCCTGCCGACGGTCAGCGTGTCCCCGGCCTCGCCGCTGTCGAAGCCGTTGGACTCCGTCTGGCCGGGCGCGGAAGCCGCGTTGGCTTCCTATGTCTGGAGCGACGGGCCGAAACTGCCGTTGGCGGTCAGCGAGATCGGGGTCGCGGCGCTCGGCGAGCAGATCCACGTGCTCGGCGGCTACATCCAGGGCAAGCCGCACCACGCCGTGCACGTCATGTTCGACGTGTCCACCGGCAAGTGGTCGACGTTGGCCGACCTGCCCGACCAGCTCGATCACGTCGGCACCACCACGGTCGGCGGAATGCTTTACGCGATGGGCGGATACAACCCGAAGGGCGTCACCGACGCGGTGTACCGCTTCGACCCCGGCACCGGGCGATGGACGACGCTGGCGCCGATGCCGACCCCGCGGGCGGCCGCCGTGGCGGTCGTCCTCGACGGCAAGATCCACCTGATCGGTGGGCGCGATTCCCATGGCGACATCAATCGCCACGACGTCTTCGACCCGGCCACCGACACCTGGACCACTGCGGCACCGATCCCCCGGCCCACCGACCACACCGCCTACGCCGTCGTCGACGGCAAGATCCACGTGGCCGGCGGGCGGCCCGGGGAGAACACCGAGCACGACGTCTACGACCCGTCGACCGACAAGTGGTCGACTGCCGCCCCCCTGCCCGCGCCGCGGAACTCCTTCGCCGGCGCGGACTTCGGCGGCAGGTTCGTTGTCCTGGGCGGGGAGAACTCGACCGAGACCAAGGTCTTCGGCGACGTCTGGGCCTGGGACCCGGCCACCAACGCCTGGAGCCCGCTGCCGAAGCTGCTGCAGGCCGTCCAGGGCATCGGCGCCGCAGTGGTCGACGGCAAGCTCTACGTCCCGGCCGGCGGCCCGGTCGGCGGCGCCTCGCTGGAGACCGACCGGCTCCAGATCCTCGGCCCCTGA
- a CDS encoding nitrilase-related carbon-nitrogen hydrolase has protein sequence MRICLAQLDVSLTEPMAERIGRAAAAVRRCAGADLVVLPELWAHGAWVPDRWDLTAEGLDGPVVGAMCAAAQAAGVHLHAGSIVERDGDNLYNTAVLIDPDGVPVQKYRKIHRFGFDTGEAVTVAPGTELVLWKLPQATVGIATCYDLRFPEMFRALLDAGAQMFVVSASWPARRSEHWRLLARARAVENLAFVAAVGACGTQVGIEQAGGSLVVDPWGEVLAQAGTTETVLDVEIDPARVDVVRAEFPVLRDRRLGDAK, from the coding sequence ATGCGGATCTGCCTGGCCCAACTCGACGTCTCGCTGACCGAGCCGATGGCCGAGCGCATCGGGCGGGCGGCGGCGGCGGTGCGTCGCTGCGCCGGCGCGGATCTGGTGGTGCTGCCCGAGCTGTGGGCGCACGGTGCCTGGGTGCCCGACCGGTGGGACCTGACCGCCGAGGGTCTCGACGGGCCGGTGGTCGGCGCGATGTGCGCGGCCGCGCAGGCCGCGGGGGTGCATCTGCACGCCGGCTCGATCGTCGAGCGCGACGGCGACAACCTCTACAACACCGCGGTGCTCATCGACCCGGACGGCGTCCCGGTCCAGAAGTACCGCAAGATCCACCGGTTCGGCTTCGACACCGGAGAAGCCGTCACGGTCGCCCCCGGAACCGAGTTGGTGCTGTGGAAGTTGCCGCAGGCCACGGTCGGCATCGCCACCTGTTACGACCTGCGCTTCCCGGAGATGTTCCGGGCGCTGCTCGACGCCGGGGCGCAGATGTTCGTGGTCAGCGCCTCGTGGCCGGCCCGACGGTCCGAGCACTGGCGGCTGCTCGCCCGGGCGCGGGCGGTGGAGAACCTGGCGTTCGTCGCGGCCGTCGGCGCCTGCGGCACACAGGTCGGTATCGAACAGGCGGGCGGGTCGTTGGTGGTGGATCCTTGGGGTGAGGTCCTCGCGCAGGCGGGGACCACCGAGACCGTGCTGGACGTCGAGATCGACCCGGCGCGGGTCGACGTGGTGCGGGCCGAGTTCCCGGTCCTGCGCGACCGACGACTGGGAGACGCAAAGTGA
- a CDS encoding VOC family protein: MALTLGTPHHMRLTVNDVERSKKFYTELLGLQVAADGPPPEGHEHHEELLDGLQGGVVLTNGTMLIGLRPVDAAHAGDRFDPFRVGLDHVSFALDSRAELDGMVGELDSSGIEHGPVRVLESFGLAFLAFFDPDGIALEFTSPIA; encoded by the coding sequence ATGGCACTGACCCTGGGCACCCCGCACCACATGCGCCTGACCGTCAACGACGTCGAGCGGTCGAAGAAGTTCTATACCGAACTGCTGGGTCTGCAGGTCGCCGCCGACGGCCCGCCGCCGGAGGGTCACGAGCACCACGAGGAACTCCTCGACGGTCTGCAGGGCGGGGTCGTGCTGACCAACGGGACGATGCTGATCGGCCTGCGCCCGGTCGACGCGGCCCACGCCGGCGACCGCTTCGACCCGTTCCGCGTCGGGCTGGACCACGTCAGCTTCGCGCTGGATTCCCGCGCCGAGCTGGACGGGATGGTCGGCGAGCTGGACTCCTCGGGTATCGAGCACGGCCCGGTCCGCGTCCTGGAGAGCTTCGGCCTGGCGTTCCTGGCCTTCTTCGACCCGGACGGCATCGCGCTGGAGTTCACCTCCCCCATCGCTTGA
- a CDS encoding dihydrolipoamide acetyltransferase family protein: MARKQFKLPDVGEGLTDGEILRWYVQPGDRVTVNQTIVEIETAKAAVELPCPYEGEVVELLAEVGQVIDVGAPIITIETEPGSVSVAPAPAAPAAAIPAPAAETVAAGLIGGEAPGGRTAVLVGYGPRTTTAKRRPRRGEHGGAHTHTPAAIAEEVPAGPMGTENFQPVRHGGLEVGRLTEAREAPYAGESVPARTIPLEEQGSRVVVLAKPPVRKMARDLGVDLRQVSPSGPGGTITRDDVAAAATVADAPAPAAVAHGREERVPIKGVRRMTAQAMVHSAFTAPHVTEFLTIDATGTVEFVARLKQHPAMAGRKVSPLLILAKAMCLAVRRTPEINSTFDDAAGEIVLKHYVNLGVAAATPRGLLVPNVKDAEAMSLPQLAAALGELTATAREGRTQPADMAGGTITITNVGVFGVDAGTPIINPGESAILAFGAIRPQPWVVDGEVTVRQVTTLSLSFDHRVVDGQAGSRFLVDVGSVLTDPATALLF; this comes from the coding sequence GTGGCTCGCAAGCAGTTCAAGCTGCCCGACGTCGGTGAGGGTCTGACCGACGGCGAAATCCTGCGTTGGTACGTCCAACCCGGTGATCGAGTGACGGTCAATCAGACGATCGTGGAGATCGAGACCGCCAAGGCTGCCGTCGAGTTGCCCTGCCCCTACGAGGGCGAGGTAGTCGAGTTGCTGGCCGAGGTCGGTCAGGTCATCGACGTCGGCGCGCCGATCATCACCATCGAGACCGAGCCGGGTTCGGTGTCGGTCGCACCGGCACCCGCAGCGCCCGCTGCGGCGATCCCGGCGCCGGCCGCTGAGACCGTGGCGGCCGGGCTGATCGGCGGCGAGGCGCCCGGTGGGCGCACCGCGGTGCTGGTCGGCTACGGCCCGCGCACCACCACCGCCAAGCGTCGTCCGCGACGTGGCGAGCACGGCGGCGCGCACACGCACACCCCGGCCGCGATCGCCGAGGAAGTGCCCGCCGGGCCCATGGGTACCGAGAACTTCCAGCCGGTGCGCCACGGTGGGTTGGAGGTCGGCCGGCTGACCGAGGCTCGCGAGGCCCCCTACGCCGGCGAGTCGGTGCCCGCGCGCACCATCCCGCTGGAGGAGCAGGGCTCGCGCGTCGTCGTGCTGGCCAAGCCTCCGGTGCGCAAGATGGCCCGCGACCTGGGCGTGGACCTGCGTCAGGTCTCCCCGTCCGGCCCCGGCGGCACGATCACCCGCGACGATGTGGCCGCCGCGGCGACCGTCGCCGACGCACCGGCCCCCGCGGCTGTGGCCCATGGCCGCGAGGAGCGGGTGCCGATCAAGGGTGTGCGTCGGATGACCGCGCAGGCGATGGTCCACAGCGCGTTCACCGCACCGCACGTCACCGAGTTCCTGACCATCGACGCCACCGGCACCGTCGAGTTCGTGGCTCGGTTGAAGCAGCACCCGGCGATGGCCGGCCGGAAGGTCTCCCCGCTGCTGATCCTGGCCAAGGCGATGTGCCTGGCGGTCAGGCGCACCCCGGAGATCAACTCGACCTTCGACGACGCGGCCGGTGAGATCGTGCTCAAGCATTACGTGAACCTCGGTGTCGCCGCGGCGACCCCGCGCGGCCTGCTGGTGCCCAACGTCAAGGACGCCGAGGCGATGTCGCTGCCGCAGTTGGCCGCGGCGCTCGGCGAGCTGACCGCGACCGCCCGGGAGGGCCGGACCCAACCGGCCGACATGGCCGGCGGGACGATAACGATCACCAACGTCGGGGTGTTCGGCGTCGACGCGGGTACCCCGATCATCAACCCGGGTGAGTCCGCGATCCTGGCCTTCGGCGCGATCCGGCCGCAGCCCTGGGTGGTCGACGGCGAAGTGACGGTGCGTCAGGTCACCACGCTGTCGTTGTCCTTCGACCATCGGGTGGTCGACGGTCAGGCCGGGTCCCGGTTCCTGGTCGACGTCGGCTCGGTGCTCACCGACCCGGCTACCGCGCTGCTGTTCTGA
- a CDS encoding alpha-ketoacid dehydrogenase subunit beta: MNTSQTTTLAKGINMGLRAAMERDTKVVLLGEDIGKLGGVFRVTDGLQKDFGEARVVDTPLAESGILGTAIGLALRGYRPVCEIQFDGFVFPAFNQIVCQLAKMRVRAAGQVKMPVVVRIPFGGGIGAVEHHSESPEAYFAHTAGLRVVACSNPVDAYWMIQQAIASDDPIIFFEPKRRYWEKAELDIEAGPPAEPLHTARVVREGTDLTLAAYGPMVKVCLDSAVAAEEDGRSLEVLDLRSISPLDTDTLFNSVRRTGRLVVVHEAPVNCSVGAEIAAAVQENCFHSLEAPTLRVGGFDTPYPPSRIEEDYLPDLDRVLDAVDRSLAY, translated from the coding sequence GTGAACACTTCCCAGACCACCACCCTGGCCAAAGGCATCAACATGGGCCTGCGGGCCGCCATGGAACGAGACACGAAGGTCGTGCTGCTCGGTGAGGACATCGGCAAGCTCGGCGGCGTCTTCCGGGTCACCGACGGCCTGCAGAAGGACTTCGGTGAGGCGCGGGTCGTCGATACTCCGCTGGCCGAGTCCGGCATCCTCGGCACCGCGATCGGTCTGGCCCTGCGCGGTTACCGCCCGGTCTGCGAGATCCAGTTCGACGGCTTCGTGTTCCCGGCCTTCAACCAGATCGTCTGCCAGCTCGCCAAGATGCGGGTGCGAGCGGCCGGCCAGGTGAAGATGCCGGTCGTGGTGCGTATCCCGTTCGGCGGCGGCATCGGCGCGGTGGAGCACCACTCGGAGTCCCCGGAGGCTTACTTCGCGCACACCGCGGGTCTGCGCGTGGTCGCCTGCTCCAACCCGGTCGACGCGTACTGGATGATCCAGCAGGCCATCGCCTCCGACGACCCGATCATCTTCTTCGAGCCCAAGCGCCGCTACTGGGAGAAGGCCGAACTCGACATCGAGGCCGGCCCACCCGCCGAGCCGCTGCACACTGCACGGGTGGTCCGTGAGGGCACCGACCTGACGCTGGCCGCCTACGGCCCGATGGTGAAGGTCTGCCTGGACTCCGCCGTCGCCGCGGAGGAGGACGGCCGCTCGCTGGAGGTCCTCGACCTGCGCTCGATCTCCCCGCTGGACACCGACACGCTGTTCAACTCGGTGCGCCGCACCGGCCGGTTGGTCGTCGTGCACGAGGCGCCGGTGAACTGCAGCGTGGGCGCGGAAATCGCCGCCGCGGTGCAGGAGAACTGCTTCCACTCGTTGGAGGCGCCGACGCTGCGGGTCGGTGGTTTCGACACCCCGTACCCGCCGTCGCGGATCGAGGAGGACTACCTTCCCGACCTGGACCGGGTGCTCGACGCCGTCGACCGTTCGCTCGCCTACTAG
- the pdhA gene encoding pyruvate dehydrogenase (acetyl-transferring) E1 component subunit alpha has product MSDFGEDPALVQLLTPEGELVEHPDFRVEFSDEQLRSMYRDLVLVRRIDAEATALQRQGELGIWASLLGQEAAQVGSGRALGAKDHVFPTYREHGVAWCRDVDPLRLLGLFRGVNTGGWDPEAHKFHLYTIVIGAQTLHAVGYAMGIQRDGLVGEGNAEAVIAYFGDGATSQGDVNEAFIWASSFQAPVVFFCQNNQWAISIPTDKQSRVPLYQRARGFGFPGIRVDGNDVLAVHAVTKAALDRAREGSGPTFIEAFTYRMGAHTTSDDPTRYRIAAEVESWKLKDPIERLRSFLVRQGKADQAFFDAIAEESDQLAKHVRTGCLEMADPEPLSMFDNVYGEPHAPLAKQRDEFAAYLASFEGGHE; this is encoded by the coding sequence ATGTCCGACTTCGGCGAGGACCCTGCGCTCGTCCAACTGCTGACGCCTGAGGGCGAGTTGGTCGAGCACCCGGACTTCCGGGTGGAGTTCTCCGACGAGCAGCTGCGCTCCATGTACCGCGACCTGGTGCTCGTGCGGCGCATCGACGCCGAGGCCACCGCGCTGCAGCGTCAGGGCGAGCTGGGCATCTGGGCCTCGCTGCTCGGCCAGGAGGCGGCCCAGGTCGGTTCGGGTCGCGCGCTGGGCGCGAAGGACCACGTCTTCCCGACCTACCGCGAGCACGGGGTTGCCTGGTGCCGCGACGTCGACCCGCTGCGCCTGCTCGGCCTGTTCCGCGGCGTGAACACCGGCGGCTGGGACCCCGAGGCGCACAAGTTCCACCTGTACACGATCGTCATCGGCGCGCAGACCCTGCACGCGGTCGGCTACGCGATGGGCATCCAGCGCGACGGCCTGGTCGGCGAGGGCAACGCGGAGGCGGTCATCGCCTACTTCGGCGATGGCGCCACCAGCCAGGGCGACGTGAACGAGGCGTTCATCTGGGCCAGCAGCTTCCAGGCCCCGGTCGTGTTCTTCTGCCAGAACAACCAGTGGGCCATCTCGATCCCGACGGACAAGCAGTCCCGCGTCCCGCTCTATCAGCGTGCCCGCGGCTTCGGCTTCCCCGGCATCCGAGTCGACGGCAACGACGTGCTGGCCGTGCATGCGGTCACCAAGGCCGCGCTGGACCGCGCCCGCGAGGGCAGCGGCCCGACGTTCATCGAGGCGTTCACCTACCGCATGGGCGCGCACACCACCTCCGACGACCCGACGCGCTACCGCATCGCGGCCGAGGTCGAGTCGTGGAAGCTGAAGGACCCGATCGAGCGGCTGCGCTCTTTCCTGGTTCGCCAGGGCAAGGCCGACCAGGCCTTCTTCGATGCGATCGCCGAGGAGTCCGACCAGCTGGCCAAGCATGTGCGCACCGGCTGCCTGGAGATGGCCGACCCCGAGCCGCTGTCCATGTTCGACAACGTCTACGGCGAGCCGCACGCACCGTTGGCCAAGCAGCGCGACGAGTTCGCCGCCTACCTCGCCTCCTTCGAAGGTGGTCACGAGTGA